One window from the genome of Actinoplanes teichomyceticus ATCC 31121 encodes:
- the priA gene encoding bifunctional 1-(5-phosphoribosyl)-5-((5-phosphoribosylamino)methylideneamino)imidazole-4-carboxamide isomerase/phosphoribosylanthranilate isomerase PriA yields MTLQLLPAVDVADGQAVRLVQGAAGSETAYGDPLEAALAWQNDGAEWIHLVDLDAAFGRGSNADLLARVVAQLDVKVELSGGIRDDESLTRALATGAQRVNIGTAALEDPQWCDRICGEYGDRVAIGLDVRGRTLSARGWTRDGGDLYEVLARLDKAGASRYVVTDITKDGTMRGPNLDLLREVCAATDRPVIASGGVSTLDDLRALATLEPIGVEGVIAGKALYAGAFTVREALEALA; encoded by the coding sequence GTGACACTGCAACTGCTGCCCGCCGTCGACGTCGCGGACGGTCAGGCGGTCCGCCTGGTCCAGGGCGCCGCGGGCTCGGAGACCGCCTACGGAGACCCGCTGGAGGCCGCTCTGGCCTGGCAGAACGACGGCGCCGAGTGGATCCACCTGGTGGACCTGGACGCCGCGTTCGGCCGCGGCTCGAACGCCGACCTGCTCGCCCGCGTGGTGGCCCAGCTGGACGTGAAGGTGGAGCTCTCCGGGGGGATCCGCGACGACGAGTCGCTGACCCGGGCGCTGGCCACCGGCGCCCAGCGGGTGAACATCGGCACCGCCGCGCTGGAGGACCCGCAGTGGTGCGACCGGATCTGCGGCGAGTACGGCGACCGCGTCGCCATCGGCCTGGACGTGCGCGGCCGCACCCTGTCCGCGCGCGGCTGGACCCGCGACGGCGGCGACCTGTACGAGGTGCTGGCCCGCCTGGACAAAGCCGGCGCGTCTCGGTATGTGGTCACCGACATCACCAAGGACGGCACCATGCGCGGCCCGAACCTGGACCTGCTGCGTGAGGTGTGCGCCGCCACCGACCGGCCGGTGATCGCCAGCGGTGGCGTCTCCACCCTGGACGATCTGCGCGCGCTGGCCACCCTGGAGCCGATCGGGGTGGAGGGCGTGATCGCGGGCAAGGCGCTGTACGCCGGCGCCTTCACCGTCCGCGAGGCCCTCGAGGCGCTGGCATGA
- a CDS encoding YczE/YyaS/YitT family protein produces MILVQRVTRLLLGLVLYGGSVALMVESGLGLNPWDVLHQGLSEVTGISFGWVVLLTGIPVLLLWIPLRQRPGVGTVANLVLVGLTADVALAALPAGTTIAARVGYLVGGILLNGFATGLYIGSRMGPGPRDGLMTGLAARFPRVPLRVVRTGIELLVLGAGMLLGGTAGVGTIAYALAIGPLTHLFLPRLTVAAHARPPHADAVPAR; encoded by the coding sequence ATGATCTTGGTTCAACGCGTCACCCGCCTCCTGCTCGGTCTGGTCCTCTACGGCGGCAGCGTCGCGCTGATGGTGGAGTCCGGGCTCGGCCTCAACCCGTGGGACGTGCTCCACCAGGGCCTCTCCGAGGTGACCGGGATCAGCTTCGGCTGGGTGGTGCTGCTGACCGGCATCCCGGTGCTGCTGCTGTGGATCCCGCTGCGGCAGCGGCCCGGCGTCGGCACGGTGGCCAACCTGGTGCTCGTCGGCCTCACCGCGGACGTCGCGCTGGCCGCGCTGCCGGCCGGCACGACGATCGCGGCCCGGGTCGGCTACCTGGTCGGCGGCATCCTGCTGAACGGTTTCGCGACGGGGCTCTACATCGGCAGCCGGATGGGGCCCGGACCCCGGGACGGCCTGATGACCGGGCTGGCCGCGCGGTTCCCGAGGGTGCCGCTGCGGGTCGTCCGGACCGGGATCGAGCTGCTGGTGCTCGGCGCCGGGATGCTGCTGGGCGGCACGGCCGGGGTCGGCACGATCGCGTACGCGCTGGCGATCGGCCCGCTCACGCACCTGTTCCTGCCCCGGTTGACGGTCGCCGCGCACGCTCGGCCGCCGCACGCCGACGCGGTGCCCGCACGCTGA
- a CDS encoding AMP-dependent synthetase/ligase: MALEVPYRSIPDMLFQRVAKTPDAPAFAGPDATDTGMDWLTWRQVGERATAIGAGLRELGVGLEDRVAILSGTRLEWVLADLGINVAGAAATTVYPTTEPEDTTFIVADSGSKVLIAENPKQALKIAGAETSVTKVVLIDGPADAGATPPQITLAELEELGAAALRRTPSLIDDVVAQLGPEHVATLIYTSGTTGRPKGVELLHRGWTWEGVAQDHLGLFSPTDLHYLWLPMSHAFGKTLLCGILHVGVPTYVDGRVDKLVDKLGSVRPTLMCAAPRIFEKVYNKTVTSGLAGGGLKAKIFTWAVATGKQKVALEQAGKPVGAALRARYAVAERLVFKKLQDRLGGRLRVLVSGSAALSRDIAEFFAAANLPILEGYGMTEACAANFVNRHGRLKIGTVGEAIGDLEVRIDADGEVLMRGAPVMRGYHNLPEATTEAFTEDGFLRTGDIGELDADGFLTITDRKKDLVKTSGGKFIAPSAIEGAFKAVCPYTSQAIVIGQSRNFVTMLISLDEDAIAAWAAGGPLAGKSYAEIVAAPETHALVEGYLAELNSKLNRWETVKRFTILPRDLSIEAGEITPSMKIKRRSVETNFAEQINRMYEGSLAQI; the protein is encoded by the coding sequence ATGGCTCTAGAGGTTCCCTACCGGTCGATCCCGGACATGCTCTTCCAGCGGGTGGCGAAGACCCCGGACGCGCCGGCGTTCGCGGGCCCCGACGCCACCGACACCGGCATGGACTGGTTGACCTGGCGCCAGGTGGGTGAGCGGGCCACAGCCATCGGGGCCGGGCTGCGCGAGCTCGGCGTCGGCCTGGAGGACCGGGTGGCCATCCTGTCCGGCACCCGGCTGGAGTGGGTGCTGGCCGATCTCGGCATCAACGTGGCCGGCGCCGCCGCCACCACGGTCTACCCGACGACCGAGCCGGAGGACACCACGTTCATCGTGGCCGACTCCGGGTCGAAGGTGCTGATCGCGGAGAACCCGAAGCAGGCGTTGAAGATCGCCGGCGCGGAGACCAGCGTGACCAAGGTGGTGCTGATCGACGGCCCGGCCGATGCCGGCGCCACCCCGCCGCAGATCACCCTGGCCGAGCTGGAGGAGCTGGGCGCCGCCGCGCTGCGGCGCACCCCGAGCCTGATCGACGACGTGGTGGCCCAGCTCGGTCCGGAGCACGTCGCCACGCTGATCTACACCTCCGGCACCACCGGCCGGCCCAAGGGCGTCGAGCTGCTGCACCGCGGCTGGACCTGGGAGGGCGTGGCCCAGGACCACCTGGGGCTGTTCTCCCCCACCGACCTGCACTACCTGTGGCTGCCGATGTCGCACGCCTTCGGCAAGACGCTGCTCTGCGGCATCCTGCACGTCGGCGTCCCGACCTACGTCGACGGCCGGGTGGACAAGCTGGTCGACAAGCTCGGGTCGGTCCGGCCGACGCTGATGTGCGCCGCCCCGCGGATCTTCGAGAAGGTCTACAACAAGACGGTGACCAGCGGCCTGGCCGGCGGCGGGCTGAAAGCCAAGATCTTCACGTGGGCGGTGGCCACCGGCAAGCAGAAGGTCGCGCTGGAGCAGGCCGGCAAGCCGGTCGGCGCGGCGCTGCGGGCGCGTTACGCGGTCGCCGAGCGCCTGGTCTTCAAGAAGCTGCAGGACCGGCTGGGCGGCCGGTTGCGCGTGCTGGTCAGCGGCTCGGCCGCGCTGAGCCGGGACATCGCCGAGTTCTTCGCGGCGGCGAACCTGCCGATCCTGGAGGGCTACGGGATGACCGAGGCCTGCGCGGCGAACTTCGTCAACCGCCACGGCCGCCTCAAGATCGGCACGGTCGGTGAGGCGATCGGCGACCTGGAGGTCCGCATCGACGCCGACGGCGAGGTGCTGATGCGCGGCGCGCCGGTGATGCGTGGCTACCACAACCTGCCGGAGGCCACCACGGAGGCGTTCACCGAGGACGGCTTCCTGCGCACCGGCGACATCGGCGAGCTGGACGCGGACGGCTTCCTGACCATCACCGATCGCAAGAAGGACCTGGTCAAGACGTCCGGCGGCAAGTTCATCGCGCCGAGCGCGATCGAGGGCGCGTTCAAGGCGGTCTGCCCGTACACGTCGCAGGCGATCGTGATCGGTCAGTCCCGCAACTTCGTCACCATGCTGATCTCGCTGGACGAGGACGCCATCGCGGCCTGGGCGGCCGGCGGTCCGCTCGCCGGCAAGAGCTACGCCGAGATCGTCGCCGCCCCGGAGACGCACGCGCTGGTCGAGGGGTACCTCGCCGAGCTGAACAGCAAGCTCAACCGGTGGGAGACGGTCAAGAGGTTCACCATCCTGCCGCGCGACCTGAGCATCGAGGCCGGTGAGATCACCCCGTCCATGAAGATCAAGCGGCGCAGCGTCGAGACGAACTTCGCCGAGCAGATCAACCGGATGTACGAGGGCTCGCTCGCCCAGATCTGA
- the hisH gene encoding imidazole glycerol phosphate synthase subunit HisH, translating into MAKRVVILDYGSGNLRSAERAVARTGVDVTVTSDLDAAAAADGLVVPGVGAYAACMAGIEELGAGPVIAERVAADRPVLGICVGMQVLFESGVEHGVETKGLGLLPGSVTRLDAVRIPHMGWNTVTVPAGSRLLAGLAGDTRFYFVHSYAAQDLDALAGAGARVTTAAHDRPFAAAVELGSLSAAQFHPEKSADAGYALLSNWAHTLP; encoded by the coding sequence ATGGCCAAGCGGGTGGTGATCCTCGACTACGGCTCGGGGAACCTGCGCAGCGCCGAGCGCGCGGTGGCGCGTACCGGGGTGGACGTCACCGTGACGAGCGACCTGGACGCGGCGGCCGCCGCCGACGGCCTGGTCGTGCCCGGCGTCGGCGCCTACGCCGCGTGCATGGCCGGGATCGAGGAGCTGGGCGCCGGCCCGGTGATCGCCGAGCGGGTCGCCGCGGATCGCCCGGTGCTCGGCATCTGCGTCGGCATGCAGGTGCTGTTCGAGTCCGGGGTGGAGCACGGCGTGGAGACCAAGGGGCTGGGGCTGCTGCCCGGCTCGGTCACCCGGCTGGACGCGGTCCGGATCCCGCACATGGGGTGGAACACCGTCACGGTGCCGGCCGGCTCGCGGCTGCTGGCCGGGCTGGCCGGGGACACCCGGTTCTACTTCGTCCACTCGTACGCCGCCCAGGACCTGGACGCGCTGGCCGGCGCCGGCGCCCGGGTCACCACCGCGGCGCACGACCGGCCGTTCGCGGCCGCGGTGGAGCTCGGCTCGCTCAGCGCCGCGCAGTTCCACCCGGAGAAGTCCGCCGACGCCGGGTATGCGCTGCTGAGCAACTGGGCGCACACCCTTCCGTGA
- a CDS encoding PfkB family carbohydrate kinase translates to MTFVVIGGTGVDTVVPVAGLPVTGADSARPRGPIEDRVAHTGVCVALGLRALGESVVVVDTVGDDEPGRRVTAAFREWGIPLRAAPAPAGTRRAVNLMSPDGRRLSLYDGRDVPGYRLARRWYTPLPPGTRHVHVTIMDWARHLLPELRAAGVTVSTDLHDWDGENPYHRDFALGADLVFVSAVQLAPGAAGRILAEGVASRVVVTHGAGGADLVTRDGTAHRDAVDPGAPIVDTNGAGDAFAAAFLAAWTAGRGDGDCLTDGVIAGGYACTRPVGADSFVTRAELLSRRPR, encoded by the coding sequence ATGACTTTCGTGGTGATCGGCGGGACCGGTGTCGACACCGTGGTACCGGTGGCCGGCCTGCCGGTGACCGGCGCCGACTCGGCCCGCCCGCGCGGCCCGATCGAGGACCGTGTCGCGCACACCGGCGTCTGCGTCGCGCTCGGGCTGCGCGCGCTGGGCGAATCGGTGGTGGTCGTCGACACGGTCGGGGACGACGAGCCGGGCCGGCGGGTGACCGCGGCGTTCCGCGAGTGGGGCATCCCGCTGCGGGCCGCGCCGGCCCCGGCCGGGACCCGGCGGGCGGTCAACCTGATGAGCCCGGACGGGCGGCGGCTGTCCCTGTACGACGGCCGGGACGTCCCCGGCTACCGGCTTGCGCGGCGGTGGTACACACCGCTGCCGCCCGGGACCCGCCACGTGCACGTCACCATCATGGACTGGGCCCGGCACCTGCTGCCCGAGCTGCGCGCGGCGGGCGTGACGGTCTCCACCGACCTGCACGACTGGGACGGGGAAAATCCGTACCACCGGGACTTCGCCCTCGGCGCCGACCTGGTGTTCGTCAGCGCGGTGCAGCTCGCCCCCGGCGCGGCCGGCCGGATCCTCGCCGAGGGGGTGGCCTCGCGGGTCGTGGTGACGCACGGCGCCGGTGGGGCGGACCTGGTCACCCGGGACGGCACGGCGCACCGGGACGCGGTGGACCCGGGAGCGCCGATCGTGGACACCAACGGGGCCGGGGACGCGTTCGCCGCCGCCTTCCTGGCCGCCTGGACGGCCGGGCGCGGCGACGGCGACTGTCTCACCGACGGGGTGATCGCCGGGGGGTACGCCTGCACCCGACCGGTCGGCGCGGACTCCTTCGTCACCCGGGCGGAACTTCTCAGCCGGCGCCCCCGCTGA
- a CDS encoding VOC family protein — translation MPIRTITVPVKDLDAAKALYAELLATPPYVDQPYYVGFRPQGGPELGLDPHGDVAAGPVVYWHVEDIAAALATLVAAGATEERAVHDVGGGALTATVRDADGNLLGLFQSAP, via the coding sequence ATGCCGATCCGTACGATCACCGTCCCGGTCAAGGACCTGGACGCCGCCAAGGCCCTCTACGCCGAACTGCTGGCCACGCCGCCCTACGTCGACCAGCCGTACTACGTCGGCTTCCGCCCGCAGGGCGGCCCCGAGCTGGGCCTCGACCCGCACGGCGACGTCGCGGCCGGCCCGGTCGTCTACTGGCACGTCGAGGACATCGCCGCCGCGCTGGCCACCCTGGTCGCGGCCGGCGCCACCGAGGAGCGCGCGGTCCACGACGTCGGCGGCGGCGCCCTCACCGCGACGGTGCGTGACGCCGACGGCAACCTGCTCGGCCTGTTCCAGAGCGCGCCCTAG
- a CDS encoding PLP-dependent aminotransferase family protein, with the protein MTTSVRGDQLARLLGRWHSLPGRHRSPDYAALAAAVRGLLADGRLALGVRLPAERELAESLGVSRTTVSAAYRALRETGHLTSRRGAGSWTTLPTGHRVATSGLWTPDDDLDMIDMGVAASAAPVELVPAARAAADDLPRYLGSAGYHPTGLPELRDAVAAAYTARGVPTCAEQILVTSGTQQALDLVLRLSVPAGAPVLVETPTYPNALAALSARRARISTHGMDTATGWDGEMLLGALRQTRPRLAYMIPEFHNPTGHLMPAELRERMVAAAHAGGTELVVDESFVDLPLDDPQMPPPVAVFDRHSRVMSIGGMSKPYWGGLRIGWVRASAPMVQRLAAIRVGVDMASPVLEQLVAVHLLRLAPEIVEARRAQLRFRRDALVTALREQLPEWRFFVPGGGVTLWVELDGPISSALSRAAEDVGVRLAPGPRFGLDGTLERFLRLPFTLAADDLTEAVRRIASVRHDLDRAPRPWRSPAVIA; encoded by the coding sequence ATGACAACGTCGGTTCGTGGGGACCAATTGGCTCGATTGCTCGGCCGGTGGCATTCGCTGCCGGGCCGGCACCGCAGCCCCGACTACGCCGCGCTCGCCGCCGCGGTGCGCGGGCTGCTCGCCGACGGGCGGCTCGCCCTCGGGGTGCGGCTGCCGGCCGAACGGGAGCTGGCCGAGTCGCTCGGGGTCAGCCGGACCACGGTGTCCGCGGCGTACCGGGCGCTGCGCGAGACCGGTCACCTGACCAGCCGCCGCGGCGCCGGCAGCTGGACCACCCTGCCCACCGGGCACCGGGTGGCCACCTCCGGCCTGTGGACCCCGGACGACGACCTCGACATGATCGACATGGGGGTGGCCGCCTCGGCCGCTCCGGTCGAGCTGGTGCCGGCCGCCCGCGCCGCCGCCGACGACCTGCCACGCTACCTGGGCAGCGCGGGATACCACCCGACCGGCCTGCCGGAGCTGCGTGACGCGGTGGCGGCCGCCTACACCGCCCGCGGCGTGCCCACCTGCGCCGAGCAGATCCTCGTCACCAGCGGCACCCAGCAGGCCCTCGACCTGGTGCTGCGGCTCAGTGTCCCGGCCGGCGCGCCGGTGCTCGTGGAGACCCCGACCTACCCGAACGCGCTGGCCGCGCTCTCCGCCCGGCGGGCCCGGATCAGCACGCACGGCATGGACACCGCGACCGGCTGGGACGGGGAGATGCTGCTCGGCGCGCTGCGGCAGACCCGGCCGCGGCTGGCATACATGATCCCGGAATTCCACAACCCGACCGGCCACCTGATGCCGGCCGAGCTGCGCGAGCGGATGGTGGCCGCCGCGCACGCCGGTGGCACCGAGCTGGTGGTCGACGAGTCCTTCGTGGACCTGCCGCTGGACGATCCGCAGATGCCGCCGCCGGTGGCGGTCTTCGATCGGCACTCCCGGGTGATGTCGATCGGCGGGATGAGCAAACCGTACTGGGGTGGCCTGCGGATCGGCTGGGTGCGCGCGTCGGCACCGATGGTGCAGCGGCTGGCCGCCATCCGGGTCGGTGTGGACATGGCCAGCCCGGTGCTGGAGCAGCTGGTCGCCGTGCACCTGCTGCGTCTGGCCCCGGAGATCGTCGAGGCCCGCCGCGCGCAGCTGCGGTTCCGCCGCGACGCGCTGGTCACCGCGCTGCGCGAGCAGCTGCCGGAGTGGCGGTTCTTCGTCCCGGGCGGCGGGGTGACGCTCTGGGTGGAGCTGGACGGGCCGATCTCCAGCGCGCTGTCCAGGGCCGCGGAGGACGTCGGCGTGCGGCTGGCGCCGGGACCGCGGTTCGGTCTGGACGGCACGCTGGAACGGTTCCTGCGGCTGCCGTTCACCCTGGCCGCCGACGACCTCACCGAGGCCGTCCGCCGGATCGCCTCGGTGCGGCATGATCTGGATCGGGCGCCCCGCCCGTGGCGCAGCCCCGCGGTGATCGCCTAG
- the hisF gene encoding imidazole glycerol phosphate synthase subunit HisF codes for MTVAVRVIPCLDVDAGRVVKGVNFVDLRDAGDPVDLAAAYDAAGADELTFLDVTASSDDRGTMLDVVRRTAETVFIPLTVGGGVRSAENVDVLLRAGADKVGVNTAAINRPELIREIAERFGNQVLVLSLDVRRAAGQPSGWEVTTHGGRRSAGLDAVEWAARVAELGAGEILLNSMDADGTKAGFDLELIRAVRAAVDIPVIASGGAGAVEHFPPAIEAGADAVLAASVFHFGELTIGEVKETLRGAGQPVR; via the coding sequence ATGACGGTCGCGGTGCGGGTCATCCCCTGCCTGGACGTGGACGCCGGGCGGGTGGTGAAGGGCGTCAACTTCGTCGACCTGCGGGACGCCGGCGATCCGGTGGATCTGGCCGCGGCCTACGACGCGGCCGGCGCCGACGAGCTGACCTTCCTCGACGTGACCGCCTCGTCCGACGACCGGGGCACCATGCTCGACGTGGTGCGGCGTACCGCCGAGACGGTGTTCATCCCGCTCACCGTGGGCGGCGGGGTGCGCTCGGCGGAGAACGTGGACGTCCTGCTGCGCGCCGGCGCCGACAAGGTCGGGGTGAACACCGCCGCGATCAACCGGCCGGAGCTGATCCGGGAGATCGCCGAGCGGTTCGGCAACCAGGTGCTGGTGCTGTCCCTGGACGTGCGCCGGGCGGCGGGGCAGCCGTCCGGCTGGGAGGTCACCACGCACGGTGGGCGGCGCAGCGCCGGGCTGGACGCGGTGGAGTGGGCGGCCCGGGTCGCCGAGCTGGGCGCCGGCGAGATCCTGCTGAACTCGATGGACGCCGACGGCACCAAGGCCGGTTTCGATCTGGAGCTGATCCGCGCGGTGCGTGCCGCCGTGGACATCCCGGTGATCGCCAGCGGCGGCGCCGGCGCGGTCGAGCACTTCCCGCCGGCGATCGAGGCGGGCGCGGACGCGGTGCTGGCGGCCAGCGTGTTCCACTTCGGCGAGCTGACCATCGGCGAGGTCAAGGAAACCCTGCGCGGCGCCGGCCAGCCGGTCCGCTGA